A DNA window from Vibrio cidicii contains the following coding sequences:
- the fliM gene encoding flagellar motor switch protein FliM, with product MTDLLSQDEIDALLHGVDDVDEVDEPIDNERDGAVNFDFSSQDRIVRGRMPTLELINERFARHMRISLFNMLRKTAEVSINGVQMMKFGEYQNTLYVPTSLNMVRFRPLKGTALITMEARLVFILVENFFGGDGRFHAKIEGREFTPTERRIIQLLLKIVFEDYKEAWSPVMGVEFEYLDSEVNPSMANIVSPTEVIVVSSFHIEVDGGGGDFHVVMPYSMVEPIRELLDAGVQSDKMETDVRWSSALREEIMDCPVNFRVNLLERTISLRDLMELRPGDVIPIEMPKHAVMFVEELPTYRVKMGQSNDKLAVQISQEIERPHVVKTDLTFLGKDIMSELESDDDNED from the coding sequence GTGACCGATTTATTAAGCCAAGACGAAATTGATGCGCTGCTCCACGGGGTAGATGATGTCGATGAGGTAGATGAGCCGATAGATAACGAACGAGACGGTGCGGTTAACTTCGACTTCTCCTCGCAAGATCGCATCGTCCGTGGTCGCATGCCGACTTTGGAGCTTATCAACGAACGTTTTGCCCGTCATATGCGCATCAGCCTGTTCAACATGTTGAGAAAAACGGCGGAAGTGTCGATCAACGGCGTACAGATGATGAAGTTCGGTGAATATCAGAACACCTTGTACGTACCAACCAGTTTGAACATGGTGCGTTTTCGACCCTTGAAAGGTACGGCGCTGATTACCATGGAAGCGCGTCTGGTGTTTATTCTGGTGGAGAACTTCTTCGGTGGTGATGGCCGTTTCCACGCTAAAATTGAAGGGCGCGAGTTCACGCCAACCGAACGACGCATCATTCAACTGTTATTAAAAATCGTTTTTGAAGACTACAAAGAAGCGTGGTCGCCTGTGATGGGGGTAGAGTTTGAGTACCTCGACTCTGAAGTGAACCCCAGCATGGCCAACATCGTCAGTCCGACGGAAGTGATTGTGGTGAGCTCGTTCCATATTGAAGTCGACGGCGGCGGCGGCGATTTTCACGTTGTCATGCCTTATTCGATGGTGGAACCGATCCGCGAACTGCTGGATGCAGGTGTGCAATCGGATAAGATGGAAACCGACGTACGTTGGAGTTCTGCTTTACGCGAAGAGATCATGGACTGTCCGGTAAACTTTCGCGTCAATTTGCTGGAGAGAACCATTTCTCTGCGTGATCTGATGGAGCTTCGCCCAGGGGACGTGATCCCGATAGAAATGCCCAAACATGCGGTAATGTTTGTTGAAGAATTGCCAACCTATCGCGTCAAAATGGGTCAGTCTAACGACAAGTTAGCCGTGCAAATTTCACAAGAAATTGAACGTCCGCATGTGGTGAAAACCGATTTGACTTTCCTTGGCAAGGACATCATGTCTGAACTGGAAAGTGACGATGATAATGAAGATTGA
- the fliL gene encoding flagellar basal body-associated protein FliL codes for MAEELQTGEEAPKGKGKLLIIIVAAVVLLLGGGGAAFFLMGSDSAEEAATKEQVEAKPIENPVAYVNIAQPFVFNVTGDSRDRMVQIKVQLMVRGSENENLARYHSPLIESSLLSTFASATVDQLRSPTGRVELRDKATEDIKAALTKSVGQPVIEKVLFTDFVIQ; via the coding sequence ATGGCAGAAGAACTACAAACGGGTGAGGAAGCACCGAAAGGCAAAGGCAAACTTCTCATTATCATCGTCGCTGCGGTGGTGTTGTTATTGGGTGGCGGTGGAGCTGCATTCTTTTTAATGGGCTCCGACTCAGCAGAAGAGGCGGCGACCAAAGAGCAAGTGGAAGCAAAACCGATTGAAAACCCGGTCGCTTACGTCAATATTGCTCAGCCATTTGTCTTTAATGTCACGGGTGATAGCCGGGATCGTATGGTGCAAATCAAAGTCCAATTGATGGTGCGCGGTTCAGAAAACGAAAACCTCGCACGTTACCATTCGCCACTGATTGAAAGCTCGTTACTATCTACTTTTGCCTCGGCGACGGTGGATCAACTTCGTTCACCAACCGGGCGTGTTGAACTGCGTGATAAAGCGACAGAAGACATTAAGGCCGCGCTGACCAAGTCGGTCGGCCAGCCAGTGATTGAGAAAGTTCTGTTTACCGATTTTGTAATTCAGTAG
- a CDS encoding flagellar hook-length control protein FliK: MTEQALNGEDQQILQGLLDGQLQVEDPAVLAAFPALSTVLVAASNAELNTLRSDGVANAPRAEIDWNQAAPIGNAHTAKESGAKLAATTTALSQAVHSVLQNSQPTAQALVTAQPTGDKAPTAGLPDGLAPNAMAALQSTAQPNVTPTKGLQAALAASGLTALKGKSASEPSSERATNTTQSSLYSAQGAPTTGGQVRAEAASQVPMQLTREMASEQVAEKVQMMMSKNLKNLDIRLDPPELGRMQIRMTMNNDLAHVHFTVSNPQAREMIEQTLPRLREMLAQQGMQLADSSVQQQASGQQQRQYSAGGQGDAQQTSRFASGNDENLEPEMKLDVNVASKRDGISFYA, translated from the coding sequence GTGACAGAGCAAGCGCTCAATGGGGAAGATCAACAGATCTTGCAAGGGTTACTTGATGGCCAGCTGCAAGTCGAAGATCCTGCAGTGCTGGCAGCCTTTCCCGCATTAAGCACTGTGCTGGTGGCGGCGAGCAATGCGGAATTAAATACGCTGCGAAGTGACGGGGTCGCCAACGCGCCTCGAGCTGAAATTGACTGGAACCAAGCTGCGCCGATAGGTAATGCGCACACGGCCAAGGAGAGCGGCGCAAAACTGGCCGCAACCACCACGGCTCTCTCTCAGGCGGTGCATAGCGTTTTGCAAAACAGCCAACCTACAGCCCAAGCGTTAGTGACGGCGCAGCCCACCGGCGATAAAGCTCCCACAGCTGGGCTGCCTGATGGTTTAGCGCCAAATGCGATGGCTGCGCTGCAGAGTACTGCGCAGCCTAATGTGACGCCAACAAAAGGGCTACAAGCGGCGTTGGCGGCCAGTGGCTTAACCGCGCTGAAAGGAAAATCAGCGAGCGAGCCGAGTAGTGAACGCGCGACCAATACAACTCAAAGCAGTCTCTACAGCGCGCAAGGCGCGCCAACCACTGGTGGGCAAGTACGCGCTGAAGCCGCTTCACAAGTTCCAATGCAACTCACGCGTGAAATGGCCAGTGAGCAGGTTGCGGAAAAAGTGCAGATGATGATGTCCAAAAACCTGAAGAATTTGGATATTCGTCTTGATCCGCCCGAACTTGGGCGAATGCAGATCCGCATGACCATGAATAACGATTTGGCCCATGTACATTTCACTGTGAGTAACCCACAAGCTCGTGAGATGATTGAACAAACCCTGCCTCGCCTGCGAGAAATGCTGGCGCAGCAAGGCATGCAATTGGCGGATTCTTCGGTGCAGCAGCAGGCATCTGGCCAGCAGCAGCGACAGTACTCTGCTGGTGGACAAGGCGATGCTCAACAAACCAGTCGATTTGCCTCTGGTAATGATGAAAATCTTGAGCCTGAGATGAAACTTGATGTAAATGTGGCATCAAAGCGTGATGGAATCAGTTTTTACGCATAA
- the fliJ gene encoding flagellar export protein FliJ produces the protein MENAMDFLLEQAKERENQAVLTLNKAKAELESYYQQVEQIEKYRLDYCQQLVERGKSGLSASQFVHLNRFLNQLDETLAKQRGAEAHFKQQVENSEHYWLEVRKQRKSYEWMIERKQQEKQKAEAKREQKQMDEFSTLSYARRKPHY, from the coding sequence ATGGAAAACGCGATGGACTTTCTGCTTGAGCAGGCCAAAGAGAGGGAGAACCAAGCGGTTCTGACCTTAAACAAAGCGAAAGCCGAATTAGAAAGTTACTACCAGCAGGTGGAGCAGATCGAAAAATATCGCCTCGACTACTGCCAGCAACTGGTCGAGCGCGGAAAAAGCGGTTTGAGTGCCAGTCAGTTTGTCCATCTCAACCGCTTTCTCAACCAGCTTGACGAAACGCTGGCAAAACAGCGCGGAGCAGAAGCGCACTTCAAACAGCAAGTGGAAAATAGTGAGCACTATTGGTTAGAGGTACGCAAGCAGCGCAAATCCTATGAATGGATGATCGAAAGAAAGCAACAAGAGAAACAGAAAGCCGAAGCCAAACGAGAGCAGAAGCAAATGGACGAGTTTTCGACCCTCAGTTACGCTAGGCGCAAACCGCATTATTAA
- the fliI gene encoding flagellar protein export ATPase FliI: protein MISLAERLKSYKVQGLTTRPVAAGKLVRVIGLTLEATGCRAPIGSLCLVETMTGQMEAEVVGFSGDNLFLMPSEQITGILPGAKVTPLTGESGLPVGMELLGRVIDGVGNPLDGLGPIYTEHRASFNAQPMNPLARKPITEPLDVGLKAINGLLTVGKGQRIGLFAGSGVGKSVTLGMMTRGTTAQVVVVGLIGERGREVKEFIEEILGEDGRKRSVVVAAPADASPLMRLKGCQTALTIAEYFRDQGLDVLLLMDSLTRFAQAQREIALSVGEPPATKGYPPSVFAKLPALVERAGNGGPQQGSITAFFTVLTEGDDLQDPIADASRAILDGHIVLSREMADAGHYPAIDVEKSVSRVMPQITTDEHVLMSKAVRQILSICRKNQDLVSIGAYKPGTDQAIDSAFTLKPKLDAYLQQQMKETVPYAMCVNMLKNVLGV, encoded by the coding sequence ATGATCTCGCTGGCGGAGCGACTGAAAAGTTACAAAGTACAAGGGTTGACCACACGCCCAGTTGCCGCTGGCAAATTGGTGCGCGTGATTGGTTTGACATTAGAAGCAACCGGTTGTCGTGCGCCTATCGGTAGCCTCTGTTTGGTTGAAACGATGACCGGGCAAATGGAGGCCGAAGTGGTTGGTTTCTCTGGTGATAACCTGTTTTTGATGCCCAGCGAACAGATCACGGGAATTTTGCCTGGTGCTAAAGTGACGCCATTAACGGGTGAAAGCGGTTTGCCTGTGGGCATGGAATTGCTTGGCCGAGTGATTGATGGCGTGGGCAATCCGCTTGATGGATTGGGGCCGATTTATACTGAGCACCGTGCTTCTTTCAATGCCCAACCGATGAATCCTTTGGCGCGCAAACCGATCACTGAACCGCTGGATGTCGGATTAAAAGCGATTAATGGTTTGCTGACCGTCGGTAAGGGGCAGCGTATCGGGCTATTTGCCGGTTCAGGTGTCGGTAAATCGGTCACGCTTGGAATGATGACGCGTGGCACCACGGCACAAGTTGTAGTGGTTGGGCTGATTGGCGAGCGGGGACGCGAAGTTAAAGAGTTCATTGAGGAAATCCTCGGAGAAGATGGTCGTAAACGTTCGGTAGTGGTCGCCGCGCCTGCGGATGCTTCGCCACTGATGCGCCTCAAAGGGTGTCAAACAGCCTTGACGATTGCGGAATACTTTCGTGATCAAGGTCTGGATGTATTGCTGCTAATGGACTCTCTGACGCGTTTTGCACAGGCGCAGCGTGAGATTGCGCTCTCTGTGGGAGAGCCGCCAGCGACGAAAGGCTATCCACCGTCGGTTTTCGCCAAGTTACCTGCGCTGGTTGAACGTGCGGGCAATGGTGGCCCACAACAAGGTTCGATTACCGCCTTTTTCACCGTGCTTACCGAGGGCGACGACTTACAAGATCCGATTGCCGATGCGTCGAGAGCGATTCTTGATGGTCACATCGTATTATCACGTGAAATGGCTGACGCGGGGCATTACCCAGCCATCGACGTTGAAAAATCGGTCAGTCGTGTGATGCCGCAGATCACCACCGACGAGCATGTGTTGATGTCTAAAGCCGTACGGCAGATTTTATCTATTTGTCGGAAAAATCAAGATCTGGTGTCAATCGGTGCCTATAAGCCGGGAACGGATCAAGCCATCGATAGCGCCTTTACCCTCAAGCCAAAATTGGATGCCTATTTGCAGCAGCAAATGAAAGAGACGGTGCCGTACGCCATGTGTGTCAACATGCTAAAAAACGTGTTGGGAGTGTAA
- the fliG gene encoding flagellar motor switch protein FliG, translating to MANEIANQEASGEMDSTGIDISTITGEEKAAILLLSLNEQDAAGIIRHLEPKQVQRVGSAMAKAKDLSQDKVSAVHRAFLEDIQKYTNIGMGSEDFMRNALIAALGEDKANNLVDQILLGTGSKGLDSLKWMDPRQVASIIVNEHPQIQTIVLSYLEADQSAEIISQFPERVRLDLMMRIANLEEVQPSALAELNEIMEKQFAGQAGAQAAKIGGLKAAAEIMNYLDNNVEGLLMEQIRDQDEDLATQIQDLMFVFENLIEVDDQGIQKLLRDVPQDVLQKALKGADDGLRDKIFKNMSKRAAEMMRDDIEAMPPVRVADVEAAQKEILAIARRLADSGEIMLSGGADEFL from the coding sequence ATGGCTAACGAAATTGCAAATCAGGAAGCAAGCGGCGAGATGGATTCAACAGGAATCGATATTTCGACCATCACTGGCGAAGAAAAAGCAGCGATTTTGCTGCTGAGTCTCAATGAGCAAGATGCGGCAGGCATTATTCGTCACTTAGAACCGAAGCAGGTTCAACGGGTGGGGAGTGCCATGGCGAAAGCCAAAGATCTCAGCCAAGACAAAGTATCGGCAGTGCACCGAGCGTTTCTGGAAGATATCCAGAAATACACCAACATTGGTATGGGCAGCGAAGACTTCATGCGTAATGCGCTGATCGCGGCACTGGGTGAAGACAAAGCCAATAACTTGGTCGATCAAATCCTTCTCGGTACAGGCTCTAAAGGTCTGGATTCCTTGAAGTGGATGGACCCAAGACAAGTGGCGAGCATCATTGTTAACGAACACCCACAAATCCAGACGATTGTATTGTCCTATCTGGAAGCGGATCAATCAGCGGAGATCATCTCCCAGTTCCCAGAGCGGGTACGCTTGGATTTGATGATGCGTATCGCTAACTTAGAAGAAGTTCAACCGTCTGCACTGGCAGAGCTGAACGAAATCATGGAGAAGCAGTTTGCTGGTCAAGCGGGTGCGCAGGCGGCGAAAATTGGCGGCCTGAAAGCAGCGGCCGAAATCATGAACTACCTCGACAACAACGTCGAAGGCTTGTTGATGGAGCAGATCCGCGATCAGGACGAAGATTTGGCAACGCAGATCCAAGATCTGATGTTCGTATTCGAAAACCTTATCGAAGTGGACGACCAAGGTATTCAGAAGTTGCTGCGTGATGTTCCTCAGGACGTGCTGCAAAAAGCACTCAAAGGCGCCGACGATGGTTTGCGCGACAAGATCTTCAAGAACATGTCGAAACGTGCTGCTGAGATGATGCGCGACGATATCGAAGCGATGCCGCCAGTGCGGGTAGCCGACGTGGAAGCCGCGCAAAAAGAGATCCTCGCTATCGCAAGGCGACTGGCCGACAGTGGCGAAATTATGCTCTCCGGTGGCGCAGACGAGTTCCTCTAA
- the fliE gene encoding flagellar hook-basal body complex protein FliE, translated as MRIDGLQGEMRAMMLEATNASTPATGAKVSADFGNILNQAINNVNALQKSSSDLQTRFDRGDADVSLSDVMIARNKSSVAFEATLQVRNKLIEAYKDLMNMPV; from the coding sequence ATGAGAATTGACGGATTACAAGGCGAAATGCGCGCCATGATGCTGGAAGCGACCAACGCATCTACACCAGCAACAGGGGCGAAAGTCAGCGCTGATTTTGGCAATATACTGAATCAGGCCATCAATAATGTGAACGCGTTACAAAAATCATCCAGTGATTTGCAAACCCGTTTTGATCGTGGCGACGCCGATGTATCGCTCTCTGATGTGATGATTGCTAGAAACAAATCCAGTGTGGCGTTTGAGGCCACCTTGCAGGTAAGAAACAAACTGATTGAGGCATACAAAGACCTCATGAATATGCCAGTCTGA
- a CDS encoding sigma-54 dependent transcriptional regulator: protein MAQSKVLIVEDDEGLREALVDTLALAGYEWLEADCAEEALLKLKAHSVDIVVSDVQMAGMGGLALLRSIKQNWPNLPVLLMTAYANIEDAVSAMKEGAIDYMAKPFAPEVLLNMVSRYAPVKSDDNGDAVVADEKSLRLLALADKVARTDANVMVLGPSGSGKEVLSRYIHNASLRKDGPFVAINCAAIPDNMLEATLFGYEKGAFTGAVQACPGKFEQAQGGTILLDEISEMDLNLQAKLLRVLQEREVERLGSRKSIKLDVRVLATSNRDLKQYVSEGNFREDLYYRLNVFPLTWPALRERQGDIVPLAKHLAERHCMKQGIAVPRFSPQALDKLTHYPWPGNVRELDNVVQRALILSENSDIEQDHILLEGVDWQDANSLQNVVQQTSDAVVPDVKPVAQPDAFSRSIVGGDSLGSELRDQEYAIILETLIECQGRRKEMAEKLGISPRTLRYKLAKMRDAGIDIPG, encoded by the coding sequence ATGGCTCAAAGCAAGGTGTTAATCGTAGAAGACGACGAAGGTCTGCGCGAAGCGCTGGTCGATACATTGGCATTAGCGGGGTATGAATGGCTCGAAGCAGATTGCGCCGAAGAGGCGCTACTCAAACTCAAAGCCCATTCGGTGGATATTGTGGTCTCTGACGTACAAATGGCCGGCATGGGTGGGCTCGCACTATTGCGTAGCATCAAACAAAATTGGCCAAATTTGCCGGTGTTGCTGATGACAGCGTATGCCAACATTGAAGACGCCGTGTCAGCGATGAAAGAAGGGGCGATTGACTACATGGCCAAGCCTTTCGCGCCAGAAGTGTTGCTCAATATGGTCAGCCGTTACGCCCCTGTCAAATCGGACGACAATGGTGACGCGGTAGTGGCGGATGAAAAGAGCTTACGACTGCTTGCGCTGGCCGACAAAGTTGCGCGCACCGACGCCAACGTGATGGTGCTTGGCCCAAGTGGTTCGGGTAAAGAAGTGCTATCGCGTTACATTCATAATGCGTCGTTGCGTAAAGACGGGCCATTTGTTGCGATTAACTGTGCCGCGATCCCAGATAACATGCTAGAAGCCACCTTGTTTGGCTACGAAAAAGGGGCGTTCACTGGCGCAGTGCAAGCTTGCCCGGGCAAATTTGAACAGGCGCAAGGTGGTACGATCCTACTTGATGAGATCAGTGAAATGGATCTCAACCTGCAAGCCAAACTGCTGCGCGTACTGCAAGAGCGAGAAGTGGAGCGCCTGGGTAGTCGCAAGAGCATCAAGTTGGATGTGCGCGTCCTAGCCACCAGTAACCGTGACTTAAAGCAGTATGTTTCCGAAGGGAATTTCCGAGAGGATTTGTATTACCGTCTGAATGTTTTCCCATTGACTTGGCCTGCGTTACGTGAGCGCCAAGGGGATATCGTACCGCTCGCCAAACATCTGGCAGAGCGTCACTGCATGAAACAGGGGATTGCGGTACCTCGTTTTTCACCTCAAGCGCTGGACAAACTTACGCATTATCCTTGGCCGGGTAACGTGCGCGAGCTAGACAACGTGGTGCAGCGCGCCCTCATCTTAAGTGAAAACAGCGATATCGAGCAGGATCATATCCTGTTAGAAGGGGTAGATTGGCAAGACGCCAACAGTTTGCAAAATGTGGTGCAGCAAACCAGCGATGCCGTAGTGCCGGACGTCAAACCGGTCGCGCAGCCTGATGCGTTTAGCCGTAGTATCGTTGGCGGAGATAGCTTAGGTAGCGAATTACGAGATCAAGAGTATGCCATCATTTTAGAGACTTTGATTGAATGCCAAGGTCGCCGTAAAGAGATGGCGGAAAAACTGGGTATCAGCCCGAGAACTTTGCGCTACAAATTGGCCAAGATGCGTGATGCTGGTATCGATATCCCGGGATGA
- a CDS encoding ATP-binding protein encodes MDNLINQSHLDSVESQVERYKQVLDVMPAGVILLDTQGVVREANPEAHRILQVPLVNEKWFSIIQAAFAPRDDDGHEVSLRNGRKVRLAISASATGQLILITDLTETRLLQSRVSDLQRLSSLGRMVASLAHQVRTPLSSAMLYASNLGAPNLSSATRERFQSKLMDRLQDLEKQVNDMLLFAKGGDNKVIKPFTIEQLVSEYQPMVETALRSNQIDYCQEVEGEQTQILGNVNAIASALSNLVMNAIQIAGKEAQIDVYFRPVNGELRISVQDSGPGVPKELQNKIMEPFFTTRSQGTGLGLAVVQMVCRAHDGRLELLSEEGDGACFTMCLPLERNQLASTEAEN; translated from the coding sequence ATGGATAACCTCATCAATCAGTCTCACTTAGATTCGGTAGAAAGTCAGGTAGAACGTTACAAACAGGTTTTGGATGTGATGCCCGCGGGTGTTATTTTGCTCGATACTCAAGGGGTGGTCAGAGAAGCCAATCCCGAGGCGCATCGTATCCTGCAAGTGCCACTGGTGAACGAAAAGTGGTTTTCTATTATTCAAGCCGCGTTTGCCCCGCGTGACGATGATGGACACGAAGTGTCGCTGCGTAATGGACGCAAAGTGCGCTTGGCTATCTCGGCGTCGGCAACGGGCCAATTGATTCTAATTACCGACCTCACCGAAACTCGCCTGTTACAGTCGCGAGTGAGTGATTTGCAGCGCTTGTCATCGCTTGGCAGAATGGTTGCGTCGCTGGCCCATCAAGTCAGAACCCCACTTTCCAGTGCTATGCTTTATGCATCGAACTTGGGAGCGCCAAATTTGTCCAGTGCCACGCGGGAGCGTTTTCAATCCAAGTTGATGGATCGCTTGCAAGATTTGGAAAAGCAGGTCAATGATATGCTGTTGTTTGCCAAGGGGGGAGACAATAAAGTCATCAAGCCGTTTACTATCGAGCAACTGGTGAGTGAATATCAACCCATGGTCGAAACTGCGCTGCGTAGTAACCAGATTGACTACTGCCAAGAAGTGGAAGGTGAGCAGACGCAAATACTCGGCAATGTGAATGCGATCGCTTCTGCTTTGAGTAATCTGGTGATGAATGCTATCCAGATCGCCGGAAAAGAAGCCCAGATCGATGTCTATTTCCGCCCAGTCAATGGTGAGCTACGCATTTCTGTGCAAGACAGCGGTCCGGGCGTGCCGAAAGAATTACAAAATAAGATAATGGAACCCTTTTTCACTACTCGTTCACAAGGCACAGGTCTTGGGTTAGCCGTGGTGCAAATGGTGTGTCGTGCCCATGATGGACGGCTAGAACTACTTTCTGAAGAGGGCGATGGCGCGTGTTTTACCATGTGCCTGCCTCTTGAGCGCAATCAGCTTGCTTCGACGGAAGCAGAGAATTAA
- a CDS encoding sigma-54 dependent transcriptional regulator has translation MQGLAKLLVIEDDEKNRLNLSNILEFVGENCEALPSAQIESVDWSTVWSGVIVGYVHDRSLAAVMAKLHAAHHIPLLVMGDFAHPVDDMPNLIGELEFPLNYPQLSEALRHCKEFLGRKGVNVVASARKNTLFRSLVGQSMGIQEVRHLIEQVADTEANVLILGESGTGKEVVARNIHYHSTRRNGPFVPINCGAIPPDLLESELFGHEKGSFTGALTTRKGRFELADGGTIFLDEIGDMPMAMQVKLLRVLQERCFERVGGNATLKANVRVIAATHRNLESMIDDEKFREDLYYRLNVFPIEMPALKERKEDIPLLLQELMSRLQAEGGQPICFTPRAINSLMEHDWPGNVRELANLVERMVILYPNSLVDVNHLPTKYRYSDIPEFQPELSSFASVEEQERDVLEDIFSEHFDFSEKSDFDSNLNAPQSLPPEGVNLKELLAELEVNMINQALEAQGGVVARAADMLGMRRTTLVEKMRKYNMQR, from the coding sequence ATGCAAGGTTTGGCAAAGCTGCTTGTAATCGAAGATGATGAGAAAAATCGTCTTAATTTAAGCAATATATTGGAATTTGTTGGGGAAAATTGCGAAGCACTCCCTTCTGCTCAGATAGAAAGTGTTGATTGGTCAACGGTATGGTCGGGTGTGATCGTTGGCTATGTGCATGATCGTTCACTGGCAGCGGTGATGGCTAAACTCCACGCGGCACATCATATCCCTTTACTGGTTATGGGCGATTTCGCGCATCCGGTTGACGACATGCCAAACTTGATTGGTGAACTGGAATTCCCGCTAAATTATCCGCAACTCAGTGAAGCACTCAGGCACTGCAAAGAATTCCTTGGCAGAAAAGGGGTTAATGTTGTTGCTTCTGCGCGTAAAAATACCCTTTTCCGTAGTTTGGTTGGTCAAAGTATGGGCATCCAAGAGGTACGTCATTTGATCGAACAGGTGGCGGATACGGAAGCCAACGTACTGATTCTAGGAGAATCAGGCACGGGCAAAGAAGTGGTTGCACGTAATATTCACTACCATTCTACACGTCGCAATGGCCCTTTTGTGCCGATCAACTGTGGTGCGATTCCGCCTGATTTGCTGGAAAGCGAGCTTTTTGGCCATGAAAAAGGCTCATTTACTGGCGCGTTAACCACACGCAAAGGGCGCTTTGAGCTAGCCGATGGTGGCACCATTTTCTTAGATGAAATTGGCGACATGCCAATGGCGATGCAAGTAAAACTCTTACGTGTATTGCAAGAGCGTTGTTTTGAACGCGTCGGAGGCAATGCGACGTTAAAAGCGAATGTGCGTGTTATCGCTGCGACACATCGCAATCTGGAAAGCATGATTGACGACGAGAAATTCCGTGAAGATCTCTATTACCGTTTAAATGTTTTCCCAATTGAAATGCCAGCGTTGAAAGAGCGCAAAGAAGATATCCCGCTGTTGTTGCAAGAGTTGATGAGCCGTTTGCAAGCCGAGGGTGGACAGCCCATCTGTTTCACTCCTAGAGCGATCAATTCCTTAATGGAGCATGATTGGCCCGGTAATGTGCGTGAGCTAGCCAATCTGGTCGAGCGGATGGTAATCCTCTATCCCAACAGTTTGGTGGATGTCAATCACTTGCCAACCAAGTATCGCTACAGCGATATTCCGGAGTTTCAGCCAGAGCTCTCTTCGTTTGCTTCTGTTGAAGAGCAGGAGCGAGATGTGTTGGAGGATATTTTTTCTGAGCATTTTGATTTTTCTGAGAAAAGTGATTTTGACAGCAATCTCAACGCACCGCAGTCTCTTCCGCCGGAAGGGGTGAACCTGAAAGAGCTGTTGGCGGAGTTGGAAGTGAACATGATTAACCAAGCGCTAGAAGCGCAAGGTGGAGTGGTTGCGCGTGCGGCGGACATGCTTGGGATGCGTCGGACGACATTAGTTGAGAAAATGCGTAAGTACAACATGCAGCGTTAA
- the fliS gene encoding flagellar export chaperone FliS, which produces MRGSLQAYKKVSVDSQLSAASPHKVIQMLMAGAIERLIQGKAAMQAGNIPVKGERLGKALDIIIALRSCLSMDDGGDIARNLDQLYEFMITQISNANHKNDPQPIDDVIDIIREIKSAWDQIPNEYHNLTAAAVGI; this is translated from the coding sequence ATGCGCGGTTCATTACAGGCTTACAAAAAAGTGTCAGTGGATAGCCAACTCAGTGCTGCGTCTCCGCATAAAGTCATTCAAATGCTGATGGCGGGTGCAATTGAGCGTCTGATCCAAGGCAAAGCGGCCATGCAGGCGGGTAATATTCCGGTCAAAGGTGAGCGTTTGGGTAAAGCTCTAGACATCATCATTGCGCTACGTAGCTGTTTGTCGATGGACGATGGTGGTGACATTGCACGCAATCTTGATCAATTGTACGAGTTTATGATCACGCAAATCTCCAATGCGAACCACAAAAACGATCCTCAACCCATTGACGATGTTATCGACATTATTCGTGAGATTAAGTCAGCTTGGGATCAGATTCCGAACGAATATCACAATTTAACCGCCGCAGCCGTTGGGATCTAA
- a CDS encoding flagellar rod protein FlaI, producing MTLLAQLCDLDQLISLELEKDEISTEDLLQLVDNREQLLQSLLQQVVQNPQLKSDEEWRLMITRTKRLLERMQEETNKTGLQLQKFRRGQRSLQQYKKFT from the coding sequence ATGACCTTGCTGGCACAATTGTGTGATTTGGATCAATTAATTTCTCTCGAACTGGAAAAAGACGAAATTAGTACTGAAGATTTGCTACAGCTAGTCGATAACAGGGAACAGTTATTGCAGAGTCTTCTTCAACAGGTGGTGCAAAACCCACAGTTGAAGAGTGACGAAGAGTGGCGATTGATGATCACTCGAACAAAAAGGTTGCTGGAACGTATGCAGGAAGAGACCAATAAAACGGGTTTACAATTGCAAAAGTTCAGACGAGGTCAGCGTTCCCTTCAACAGTACAAAAAGTTTACATAA